From a region of the Epinephelus fuscoguttatus linkage group LG21, E.fuscoguttatus.final_Chr_v1 genome:
- the arhgap29a gene encoding rho GTPase-activating protein 29 isoform X1 has protein sequence MLAAMLRQSSGGGSGGGSGGSGNGGGGSGGTKLSLGISRFSSSSLGSASPTNVGSGVPGRVSKSGSVSSDSPDIPTSDPIYIMQLVSDVRKFADVLLQLKEVFNSKEHQDCLHQAVHERLGELLRVLKAIISKHQSLNSVDILSTAGTVIATVKGVNFKEVNEENKQKLFGEIYTAIDTLAFTFGNVVSDFLMGDVENGSVLGLPLTKRSRSFENLAVESGGSGPEKDDPPGPSPPVRAEEVDRTLQRQDSGVESALLYAKAWSKYTKELLAWVEKRLNMDIECAKSYAKMAESAKTLASQQEFMPFREIYTTAFKNDTEYSQLVLHTAAVLQSNKFMQPLLARKNELDKLRKEVKEQWQREQKKMNEADSALRKARLLQAQRQEEYEKAKVSTSRLEEEQIGGGGGAAAIKQLEKRRRLEEEALQKAEEAREHCKACQIDVGDKRVDLANTKSVIITQIREMVSQCDLTLKAVTVNWFQLQQAQVVSLPVNHQSLCENAKLYEPGQRYIDFVRSLPTDGPRLESHSFDSAVTQNAGMPFSKRSLTGSHSSHSNLSHSSVTSDLLGTDDVEGPISAQHAKVAERHSSSSTDIQALRMQASFRPWASASQGGGMCSDSESAGGSSESRSMDSPTASPGDFKRRLPRTPSTGTMSSADDLDEREPPSPSDNGLSEMVIESASSPGPFRNTQMSRAAQTHKLRKLRAPSKCRECDSLVVFHGAECEECSLACHKKCLETLAIQCGHKKLQGRLHLFGIDFTQAAKNSQDGIPFIIRKCTSEIENRALNIKGIYRVNGAKSRVEKLCQAFENGKDLVELSDLYPHDISNVLKLYLRQLPEPLILFRYYNDFIGLAKESQRIIVEELEAMRLSPTPVPPAQVSVDLNRVLFKIKDLLRQLPPAHYKTLQFLIEHLHRVTEQSEENKMTASNLGIIFGPTLIKPRQADADVSLSSLVDYPYQALIVELLIRHYQMIFDTPLSPLSGTSPTEIDAQRLDTRLNQQEKEQQLSRHSKSLGDIKEQSSKVYKRHSSIIPSSHLLAEVQETTPSFDGSDFEPVDEVDLEAFNGVLSSDVPEVPKPGERGLCRSQHVTVARVQLRHPRNKLSSRPMSMPAERLHNRGQVDENNTRNSTDQGDRKGGSFDQSIEEVDETESTKLRVGTHYRSTFIDTQTLRRTWDKQYKHEVTSRTVRIVASSPTESTAVDPSNLSSSVPVSSSSFSLGSTGSNMNTIFPNRPYTVAVRPSRTLRREDNVTKYSPTSTAFRAPRTLQPPPGTFYKPPSGSKAKVLQSCVLANSAEEEDDEEDDDEEEEELGIEIEVSVDEPLEEDNEAEPSQSPSSSPEELGPNQAKPVYQRLRPRRLQEVEHREAHFV, from the exons AGCACCAGGACTGCCTTCATCAGGCGGTGCACGAGCGTCTCGGGGAGCTGCTGCGAGTCCTGAAGGCCATTATCAGCAAACACCAGAGCCTCAACTCGGTGGACATTCTCAGTACTGCTGGAACCGTCATCGCCACGGTCAAAG GGGTGAACTTTAAGGAGGTGAACGAAGAGAACAAACAGAAGCTGTTCGGAGAGATCTACACCGCTATTGACACATTGGCGTTCACCTTTGGCAATGT AGTGTCTGACTTCCTTATGGGAGATGTAGAGAATGGATCAGTTTTGGGGCTCCCCCTAACTAAGAGAAGCAGG TCTTTTGAGAACCTCGCCGTGGAATCTGGAGGATCCGGTCCCGAGAAAGATGATCCGCCAG GGCCGTCTCCGCCGGTTCGGGCAGAAGAGGTGGACAGGACACTGCAGCGCCAGGACAGCGGGGTGGAGTCGGCGCTGCTCTATGCCAAGGCCTGGTCCAAGTACACCAAAGAGCTGCTGGCGTGGGTGGAGAAGCGTCTCAATATGG ATATTGAGTGTGCAAAGAGTTACGCCAAAATGGCTGAATCTGCCAAGACGCTTGCAAGTCAACAG GAATTCATGCCCTTCCGTGAGATCTACACGACTGCATTCAAAAATGACACTGAATACAGCCAGCTGGTACTTCACACCGCAGCAGTACTCCAAAGCAACAAATTCATGCAG ccTCTCCTGGCCCGAAAGAATGAGCTGGACAAACTACGAAAAGAGGTCAAGGAGCAGTGGCAGAGGGAGCAAAAGAAAATG aATGAGGCAGACAGTGCTCTGAGGAAGGCTCGGCTGCTGCAGGCTCAGCGGCAGGAGGAGTATGAGAAGGCCAAGGTGTCAACCAGCCgcctggaggaggagcagaTCGGTGGAGGAGGAGGCGCAGCGGCGATCAAACAGCTGGAGAAAAGGCGCAGGCTGGAGGAGGAGGCTCTGCAGAAG GCTGAGGAAGCCAGAGAGCACTGCAAAGCCTGTCAGATTGATGTCGGGGACAAGAGGGTCGATCTGGCCAACACCAAGAGTGTGATCATCACTCAAATCCGAGAGATGGTCTCCCAGTGCGACCTCACCCTCAAAGCT GTGACGGTCAACTGGTTCCAGCTCCAGCAGGCCCAGGTTGTATCACTCCCTGTCAACCACCAGAGCCTGTGTGAAAATGCCAAACTGTACGAGCCGGGCCAGCGCTATATCGACTTTGTCAGGAGTCTACCCACTGATGGGCCTCGTCTGGAGTCCCATTCGTTTGattcagctgtcacacaaaacGCAGG AATGCCTTTCAGCAAGCGGTCGCTAACTGGCAGCCACTCGTCCCACAGTAACCTGTCACATTCatctgtgacctctgacctcctcgGTACAGACGACGTCGAAGGTCCCATCTCTGCCCAGCATGCCAAGGTTGCAGAGAGGcactccagcagcagcactgacatCCAAG CACTTCGGATGCAGGCCTCATTTCGTCCCTGGGCTTCGGCCAGCCAGGGCGGAGGGATGTGCAGCGACTCAGAAAGTGCTGGAGGGAGCAGTGAGTCCCGCTCCATGGACTCACCCACTGCAAGTCCAG GAGACTTCAAGAGGAGATTACCCAGAACCCCCTCCACTGGCACCATGTCGTCTGCTGATGACCTGGATGAGAGAGAGCCTCCTTCACCCTCTGATAACG GTCTAAGTGAGATGGTAATCGAATCAGCCAGCTCCCCAGGTCCCTTTAGAAACACCCAGATGTCCAGGGCTGCTCAAACCCACAAGTTGAGGAAGCTCAGAGCGCCGTCCAAGTGTCGAGAGTGCGACAGCCTGGTGGTGTTTCATGGAGCAGAGTGCGAGGAG TGTTCGTTAGCCTGCCATAAGAAGTGTCTGGAAACCCTGGCCATCCAGTGTGGCCATAAGAAGCTCCAGGGGAGGCTCCACCTCTTCGGCATCGACTTCACACAGGCAGCTAAGAACAGCCAGGATGGCATCCCCTTCATCATACGGAAGTGTACATCGGAAATCGAGAACAGAGCGCTCAACATTAAG GGTATCTACCGCGTGAATGGTGCCAAGTCTCGAGTAGAGAAGCTGTGCCAGGCTTTTGAGAATGGCAAGGACCTGGTGGAGCTCTCCGATCTTTATCCCCACGACATCAGCAACGTACTCAAACTCTACTTGAGACAG CTTCCAGAGCCCCTCATCCTGTTCCGCTATTATAATGACTTCATTGGTCTGGCAAAGGAAAGCCAGAGGATCATTGTGGAGGAACTGGAGGCAATGCGGCTCAGTCCCACCCCAGTGCCCCCGGCCCAGGTCAGCGTCGATCTCAACCGCGTCCTCTTCAAAATCAAGGACCTGCTGAGGCAGCTGCCACCAGCTCATTACAAGACACTGCAGTTCCTCATAGAGCATCTGCACCG GGTGACGGAGCAGTCAGAGGAGAATAAAATGACAGCCAGCAACCTGGGCATCATCTTTGGCCCAACACTGATCAAACCAAGGCAGGCAGATGCCGACGTTTCCCTTTCCTCTCTGGTGGATTACCCATATCAGGCACTCATTGTTGAGCTCCTGATCAGACACTACCAGATGATCTTTGATACCCCTCTTAGTCCCCTGAGCGGCACCTCACCTACAGAGATCGATGCCCAACGCCTTGACACACGCCTCAACCAACaggagaaggagcagcagctgagccGGCACTCAAAGTCGCTGGGAGACATTAAGGAG CAGAGCTCTAAGGTGTATAAGAGACATTCCTCCATAATTCCCTCCTCCCACTTATTGGCTGAGGTTCAGGAAACCACGCCAAGCTTCGACGGAAGTGACTTTGAACCTG TTGATGAAGTGGATTTGGAAGCCTTCAATGGGGTTTTGTCATCAGACGTCCCAGAGGTCCCGAAACCTGGCGAGAGAGGCCTCTGCCGTTCTCAGCATGTCACCGTCGCCAGAGTCCAGCTCCGACACCCTCGCAATAAACTCTCCTCCCGGCCAATGAGCATGCCAGCTGAACGGTTACACAACCGAGGCCAAGTAGACGAGAACAACACCCGGAACAGCACCGACCAAGGCGACAGGAAAGGAGGCAGTTTTGATCAGTCCATTGAAGAGGTGGATGAAACTGAGAGTACAAAATTGCGAGTGGGCACGCATTACCGGAGTACATTCATTGACACTCAGACGTTACGCAGAACTTGGGACAAACAGTACAAGCATGAGGTTACTTCCAGAACTGTCAGAATTGTGGCCAGTTCGCCCACAGAGAGTACGGCAGTGGACCCCAGCAACTTATCAAGTTCTGTGCCCGTATCCTCATCATCTTTCTCCCTTGGAAGTACTGGGAGCAACATGAACACCATCTTCCCTAACAGACCTTACACTGTCGCAGTGCGACCTAGCAGGACTTTAAGAAGGGAGGACAATGTAACCAAGTACAGCCCCACTTCAACAGCTTTCAGGGCTCCCAGGACACTTCAGCCTCCCCCAGGGACGTTCTACAAGCCCCCATCAGGGAGCAAAGCTAAagtgctgcagagctgtgtttTAGCTAACAgcgcagaggaagaagatgatgaggaggatgatgacgaggaggaggaggagttgggGATTGAGATAGAGGTGTCTGTAGATGAGCCTCTTGAGGAAGACAACGAGGCTGAGCCATCTCAGTCTCCCAGCTCTAGTCCTGAGGAGCTGGGCCCAAACCAGGCCAAACCAGTATACCAGAGACTACGGCCCAGACGCCTCCAAGAGGTCGAACATCGAGAGGCTCATTTTGTGTGA
- the arhgap29a gene encoding rho GTPase-activating protein 29 isoform X2, whose amino-acid sequence MDIGPHQNPSFAAFRQNLNTSWVNFKEVNEENKQKLFGEIYTAIDTLAFTFGNVVSDFLMGDVENGSVLGLPLTKRSRSFENLAVESGGSGPEKDDPPGPSPPVRAEEVDRTLQRQDSGVESALLYAKAWSKYTKELLAWVEKRLNMDIECAKSYAKMAESAKTLASQQEFMPFREIYTTAFKNDTEYSQLVLHTAAVLQSNKFMQPLLARKNELDKLRKEVKEQWQREQKKMNEADSALRKARLLQAQRQEEYEKAKVSTSRLEEEQIGGGGGAAAIKQLEKRRRLEEEALQKAEEAREHCKACQIDVGDKRVDLANTKSVIITQIREMVSQCDLTLKAVTVNWFQLQQAQVVSLPVNHQSLCENAKLYEPGQRYIDFVRSLPTDGPRLESHSFDSAVTQNAGMPFSKRSLTGSHSSHSNLSHSSVTSDLLGTDDVEGPISAQHAKVAERHSSSSTDIQALRMQASFRPWASASQGGGMCSDSESAGGSSESRSMDSPTASPGDFKRRLPRTPSTGTMSSADDLDEREPPSPSDNGLSEMVIESASSPGPFRNTQMSRAAQTHKLRKLRAPSKCRECDSLVVFHGAECEECSLACHKKCLETLAIQCGHKKLQGRLHLFGIDFTQAAKNSQDGIPFIIRKCTSEIENRALNIKGIYRVNGAKSRVEKLCQAFENGKDLVELSDLYPHDISNVLKLYLRQLPEPLILFRYYNDFIGLAKESQRIIVEELEAMRLSPTPVPPAQVSVDLNRVLFKIKDLLRQLPPAHYKTLQFLIEHLHRVTEQSEENKMTASNLGIIFGPTLIKPRQADADVSLSSLVDYPYQALIVELLIRHYQMIFDTPLSPLSGTSPTEIDAQRLDTRLNQQEKEQQLSRHSKSLGDIKEQSSKVYKRHSSIIPSSHLLAEVQETTPSFDGSDFEPVDEVDLEAFNGVLSSDVPEVPKPGERGLCRSQHVTVARVQLRHPRNKLSSRPMSMPAERLHNRGQVDENNTRNSTDQGDRKGGSFDQSIEEVDETESTKLRVGTHYRSTFIDTQTLRRTWDKQYKHEVTSRTVRIVASSPTESTAVDPSNLSSSVPVSSSSFSLGSTGSNMNTIFPNRPYTVAVRPSRTLRREDNVTKYSPTSTAFRAPRTLQPPPGTFYKPPSGSKAKVLQSCVLANSAEEEDDEEDDDEEEEELGIEIEVSVDEPLEEDNEAEPSQSPSSSPEELGPNQAKPVYQRLRPRRLQEVEHREAHFV is encoded by the exons ATGGACATTGGACCGCATCAGAATCCTTCTTTTGCAGCCTTTCGACAGAATCTTAACACTTCCT GGGTGAACTTTAAGGAGGTGAACGAAGAGAACAAACAGAAGCTGTTCGGAGAGATCTACACCGCTATTGACACATTGGCGTTCACCTTTGGCAATGT AGTGTCTGACTTCCTTATGGGAGATGTAGAGAATGGATCAGTTTTGGGGCTCCCCCTAACTAAGAGAAGCAGG TCTTTTGAGAACCTCGCCGTGGAATCTGGAGGATCCGGTCCCGAGAAAGATGATCCGCCAG GGCCGTCTCCGCCGGTTCGGGCAGAAGAGGTGGACAGGACACTGCAGCGCCAGGACAGCGGGGTGGAGTCGGCGCTGCTCTATGCCAAGGCCTGGTCCAAGTACACCAAAGAGCTGCTGGCGTGGGTGGAGAAGCGTCTCAATATGG ATATTGAGTGTGCAAAGAGTTACGCCAAAATGGCTGAATCTGCCAAGACGCTTGCAAGTCAACAG GAATTCATGCCCTTCCGTGAGATCTACACGACTGCATTCAAAAATGACACTGAATACAGCCAGCTGGTACTTCACACCGCAGCAGTACTCCAAAGCAACAAATTCATGCAG ccTCTCCTGGCCCGAAAGAATGAGCTGGACAAACTACGAAAAGAGGTCAAGGAGCAGTGGCAGAGGGAGCAAAAGAAAATG aATGAGGCAGACAGTGCTCTGAGGAAGGCTCGGCTGCTGCAGGCTCAGCGGCAGGAGGAGTATGAGAAGGCCAAGGTGTCAACCAGCCgcctggaggaggagcagaTCGGTGGAGGAGGAGGCGCAGCGGCGATCAAACAGCTGGAGAAAAGGCGCAGGCTGGAGGAGGAGGCTCTGCAGAAG GCTGAGGAAGCCAGAGAGCACTGCAAAGCCTGTCAGATTGATGTCGGGGACAAGAGGGTCGATCTGGCCAACACCAAGAGTGTGATCATCACTCAAATCCGAGAGATGGTCTCCCAGTGCGACCTCACCCTCAAAGCT GTGACGGTCAACTGGTTCCAGCTCCAGCAGGCCCAGGTTGTATCACTCCCTGTCAACCACCAGAGCCTGTGTGAAAATGCCAAACTGTACGAGCCGGGCCAGCGCTATATCGACTTTGTCAGGAGTCTACCCACTGATGGGCCTCGTCTGGAGTCCCATTCGTTTGattcagctgtcacacaaaacGCAGG AATGCCTTTCAGCAAGCGGTCGCTAACTGGCAGCCACTCGTCCCACAGTAACCTGTCACATTCatctgtgacctctgacctcctcgGTACAGACGACGTCGAAGGTCCCATCTCTGCCCAGCATGCCAAGGTTGCAGAGAGGcactccagcagcagcactgacatCCAAG CACTTCGGATGCAGGCCTCATTTCGTCCCTGGGCTTCGGCCAGCCAGGGCGGAGGGATGTGCAGCGACTCAGAAAGTGCTGGAGGGAGCAGTGAGTCCCGCTCCATGGACTCACCCACTGCAAGTCCAG GAGACTTCAAGAGGAGATTACCCAGAACCCCCTCCACTGGCACCATGTCGTCTGCTGATGACCTGGATGAGAGAGAGCCTCCTTCACCCTCTGATAACG GTCTAAGTGAGATGGTAATCGAATCAGCCAGCTCCCCAGGTCCCTTTAGAAACACCCAGATGTCCAGGGCTGCTCAAACCCACAAGTTGAGGAAGCTCAGAGCGCCGTCCAAGTGTCGAGAGTGCGACAGCCTGGTGGTGTTTCATGGAGCAGAGTGCGAGGAG TGTTCGTTAGCCTGCCATAAGAAGTGTCTGGAAACCCTGGCCATCCAGTGTGGCCATAAGAAGCTCCAGGGGAGGCTCCACCTCTTCGGCATCGACTTCACACAGGCAGCTAAGAACAGCCAGGATGGCATCCCCTTCATCATACGGAAGTGTACATCGGAAATCGAGAACAGAGCGCTCAACATTAAG GGTATCTACCGCGTGAATGGTGCCAAGTCTCGAGTAGAGAAGCTGTGCCAGGCTTTTGAGAATGGCAAGGACCTGGTGGAGCTCTCCGATCTTTATCCCCACGACATCAGCAACGTACTCAAACTCTACTTGAGACAG CTTCCAGAGCCCCTCATCCTGTTCCGCTATTATAATGACTTCATTGGTCTGGCAAAGGAAAGCCAGAGGATCATTGTGGAGGAACTGGAGGCAATGCGGCTCAGTCCCACCCCAGTGCCCCCGGCCCAGGTCAGCGTCGATCTCAACCGCGTCCTCTTCAAAATCAAGGACCTGCTGAGGCAGCTGCCACCAGCTCATTACAAGACACTGCAGTTCCTCATAGAGCATCTGCACCG GGTGACGGAGCAGTCAGAGGAGAATAAAATGACAGCCAGCAACCTGGGCATCATCTTTGGCCCAACACTGATCAAACCAAGGCAGGCAGATGCCGACGTTTCCCTTTCCTCTCTGGTGGATTACCCATATCAGGCACTCATTGTTGAGCTCCTGATCAGACACTACCAGATGATCTTTGATACCCCTCTTAGTCCCCTGAGCGGCACCTCACCTACAGAGATCGATGCCCAACGCCTTGACACACGCCTCAACCAACaggagaaggagcagcagctgagccGGCACTCAAAGTCGCTGGGAGACATTAAGGAG CAGAGCTCTAAGGTGTATAAGAGACATTCCTCCATAATTCCCTCCTCCCACTTATTGGCTGAGGTTCAGGAAACCACGCCAAGCTTCGACGGAAGTGACTTTGAACCTG TTGATGAAGTGGATTTGGAAGCCTTCAATGGGGTTTTGTCATCAGACGTCCCAGAGGTCCCGAAACCTGGCGAGAGAGGCCTCTGCCGTTCTCAGCATGTCACCGTCGCCAGAGTCCAGCTCCGACACCCTCGCAATAAACTCTCCTCCCGGCCAATGAGCATGCCAGCTGAACGGTTACACAACCGAGGCCAAGTAGACGAGAACAACACCCGGAACAGCACCGACCAAGGCGACAGGAAAGGAGGCAGTTTTGATCAGTCCATTGAAGAGGTGGATGAAACTGAGAGTACAAAATTGCGAGTGGGCACGCATTACCGGAGTACATTCATTGACACTCAGACGTTACGCAGAACTTGGGACAAACAGTACAAGCATGAGGTTACTTCCAGAACTGTCAGAATTGTGGCCAGTTCGCCCACAGAGAGTACGGCAGTGGACCCCAGCAACTTATCAAGTTCTGTGCCCGTATCCTCATCATCTTTCTCCCTTGGAAGTACTGGGAGCAACATGAACACCATCTTCCCTAACAGACCTTACACTGTCGCAGTGCGACCTAGCAGGACTTTAAGAAGGGAGGACAATGTAACCAAGTACAGCCCCACTTCAACAGCTTTCAGGGCTCCCAGGACACTTCAGCCTCCCCCAGGGACGTTCTACAAGCCCCCATCAGGGAGCAAAGCTAAagtgctgcagagctgtgtttTAGCTAACAgcgcagaggaagaagatgatgaggaggatgatgacgaggaggaggaggagttgggGATTGAGATAGAGGTGTCTGTAGATGAGCCTCTTGAGGAAGACAACGAGGCTGAGCCATCTCAGTCTCCCAGCTCTAGTCCTGAGGAGCTGGGCCCAAACCAGGCCAAACCAGTATACCAGAGACTACGGCCCAGACGCCTCCAAGAGGTCGAACATCGAGAGGCTCATTTTGTGTGA